In Spiroplasma chinense, the DNA window TTCTCATTTTCTCTCTCCCAATTTATAATTTAAAATTATAGTATTTATAATTTACTTTAATTTCTGATGAACTTTGTAAAACTAATTTTTCATTTTCTTTTTCATCAGAAAATTTAACCATTGATATTGTTGAACCATCAGGCATTTGAGCTTCAATAGTTGTAGTATCAACAATTAATTTTATTTGTATATCTGTTTTATTTTTTATATTTGCTTTATAACTTCTTGATTGTAAATAACCTGAGTTTTTAATTAAAGTTTTATATTGTGAAGTTCTACTTGAAGTAATTTCATTTTTTTTGAAATTAAGTCTTATTTTATTTTCAAAAAAACTATTTCCTAATTTAAATTCTAAAATATCTTTATTAGAATTTAAATTTTCAATATCTAAATCTAATTGGTAACTTCTTGAATTTAATTTATTATTTTCAAAATCACTATCAGTTCCTTGTATTGCTTCAACTTGGTTTTTTAAATCCACAAAAGTTGAACTTACATCATAAAAATTATTTACATAATTTAATTTAATTTCTCTAGCTATTGAAAGATTTCCTCATTTTCCAATACTTGGAGTTTTTGTTGCATAATCTCAATTACTCATTCAACCCATTCCTAAAAGACTGTTTTGTCCTTCTTCGATGTCTGATGAAGCGTTTTGTTGATTTCAAAACTTTGCAGCATAGAAATCAGATCCAAAATCAATTCTTTTAGCTTCTTGTTCTTCTTTAAAAATATTATTTTCATCCAAAGTACCAACAGTGTAGTACATTCCTGTACTTAACTTGTCTGATTTTTTAGGTTTAAATCAAGTATTATTACCATTACCACTATAAATCATCATTCATTTTTGATTATTTACATCTCCGTTAACATTCATTTTATAAAGTGCAGGACATTCTAACATACCGTAAAGCGGTTTGTAAGTTCCAACTCTTTTATAACCTGATAAAGGATTTGATGAACTTCATATTCCAAATTCTTCTCCTTGTGCTAAGTACATTGTAAATAAACCATTTCTTTTTATGATTAAAGGATCTCTAAAGTTTGGATAAGAACCATCAGGTTCACCATTTTTTAAAATAGGTTCTTCATTATTTAGAGGTGAAAAATTAATTCCATCATCAGATTGAAAAGCCATTATGTTTTGACCTCTTTCTCCTCCATATGCAGTTACAAGTGAAACATATCCACCTTTATTCGAAAAGTCTTTATCTTTATCAAAGAAAATAGAACCACTTGCAGCATCTCCTCATTTATGTCATTTTTTAACAGCAACTCCACCTTGTTCTCAATGAATAAAGTCCTTGGTTTTCATTCGATACCAATCAGTACCTTCTCCTCCAAGTTGTTTTCCTTCATCATCAAATGTAGATTCTGAGTTATTTAAAAAATAAACATTTCAAAACTCTCCATCAAAAAGAGCTCCTTGTACATCGTTTATCATTCCATTATAGGTTTTACCATTTTCAATTCTTGTTGGAGTATCAACATGAAATGAGTTTACAAATTTTTCTGTTTCGAGTTTTTTATCACCATCAACCATATCAATTTCTTTTAAAACAGTAAAACTATCATTGTTAGCATTACATGCTAAAACATTTGTAGTTAATGAACTTGCAAATGTTAATGAAGCAAGACTATTTAGTATTTTTTTCATTTTTTCTCCTAATTGATAATATTCTAAATTAATAAAACACAATCTTTTTGATTATACAAAATCATTATGTCAAATACAACTAATCAGTTTATTGACAAACATTGAAAAAATAAGCCTCTTTCTAAACTTATAAAAAAAGAAGGTTTAACCTTCTTAGTTTGTAGCAACTTTTTTAAATGGATGCACTTCTTTTAAATGTCTTGCTAAATTAGTTGTTATAAATAAAGTCATTGCACAACTAAATACAAGTAAAACTAAAGAAATATAAGTTTTAATATTTAAATGAAATTCACTTTTATCAATTTCACCAACTATTTCATATTCTTTTATTTTTTCAGCACGATCTTTGTTTTGTTCGTTAATTATTTTATGTTGATCTAAAACAAATCTAATATAAACCAAGAACATCAAAGCTATGAAAATTGTAATTAATAATGATGCCATCAAGTTAATAGATTTAATTAAAACTAATACTTGTTTATTTTTTGAATTAAATAGATAAACAATATTTGCCAAAAAATAGATAACTAAAATTACCATACAAGCTATAAATAACTCATACAAAGCGTGCAATCTTGAAAATATTCTAAAAGATTTTCAATATTCTATAATTCCAGATGATTGCTCATCTACTAAATCAGAATATGTAGGTCAAATATATTTAATTGCTTCAAGTGAACCGAAATCTTGATTAATTTTATTTGTTTGTATATTATTTTGACTTAAAATATGAACCTCTTGTATGTTGATGCTAAAACCAAATGTTGTAAAAACAAGTAATAAAATAAACATTATCGCAAGAGTGATAAATAAATTTCTTGAAATAGATTTCATTAATCATTTACCTCCAAAATTGGTCCATTATCTTCAATTTTTGTTTTTACAATAACTTTCTTTTCAGTTTTCTTAAATGGTTCAACTTTTGCTAAAGTTCTGTCAATTACTAAAAATTGTCAAAAAACAAGAACTATCATTGAAGCAAACAATAAAACAGTAACGTAAGTTGATTTTAAAAATCCAAATTTAAAGTAATATTTTGATTTATCAATTGTAGTTTCTGAATTTAGATCTTGTTCATAATCTTTGATATGTTGATTAAATGATGAAAGAGCCTTGTTTATTTGGCTTCCATAAGTTGAGAAAATAATAATAATCATTGAGAAAATAATAAAAGTTGTAAATATATTTATCCCTTTAATTGAAACATATATTTCCTTTCTTGAAAATTTCATCATAAGTATTACATTTAAAGCTATTTGTACTGCTAACAATGCAAAAATTACATTCAAAGCCATATTCATGGCAGAAAAGTCTAAAACTTGTGCGTAATATCCATAGCTGCCACTATCAATACTTACTGAATCGACATAAACACCATATGGATTTGTAAATGCAGCTTTTGATAATAAAAATATTTCTTTATCTTTAGTGGTTGGAATTCCTTGAACTACATCGTGTCCAATAATTTTGAACCCAAACCCTGTTACGTAAAACGCTATTATTAAAAGTGTTAAAACTGAAACGTTTAACACTAAATTAAAAGCTATTTTTTTCATTTTTCTTTCTCCTTTTATAATTCATAAAAAATTCAAAATATAATTTAATAGGTAGTCACTTTATTCATTCATATCATTCTCTTTTATGCATTAAAATTATTGCAAAAAAAAAAAAAAAATGCAACATATAAGTTGCATAATAATTAAATTTGGTAAAAATAAAAGTTCTTTAAGTAATCATATGCCTCATTTATTTCAATAAAACGAGGTGAGTGTCTACCTTGATTTGCATCAGGGTGATACTTTTTACATAACTCTAAATAACGTTTTTTTGTTTCATCAAAAGTTGCTAATCCACTCATTCCTAAAATTTTAAACTTTTCATAAGCTACTTTGTTAAAGCTTTCATCATGATCGGGTATATTTTCTCAAGTTGGAGCTCCTTTTTTAGTATTAGTGTTATCATGTTTATTTTTAAACCTTGCATAACCTATTATACAAAGTATAAACCCAGGAAATACACCCGATAACATTGCCAAAAAAAATACCAATTGCCTTACCTTTAGCTGATGTTATATAAGTAAGAACTAATAAGATTATTCAAACTATTGTTAAGAGCACCATTAAAACAAAATAAATTCCCATCCTTTTTAATCCTAATCTTTCTAATCTAAAACTATTATATAAAAAAACAACCAAAATTTGGTTGTTTATTGAAAAATTTATTTTCTACCGATTTCATTTTTTCTGCTTTGTTGAGTTTTTTCAACATAGCCTAAGAAATTTTCTCATCAAGTGTTGTGAACTTTTTGTTCTGCATTTTCACCATAAATTGGTTTGAAAAAGTAAGCAAAACTTAATCCAATTCCTAAATAAACTGTTCCTACTGTTAAGATGAACAGCATAATGTAAGGTCTTGGTCAATTTAGTTCAAGTGCTCCTGCAACTTCTCCAACGATGTAGTCTGATCCAAAGTATTGGTTTCAAACTTCAACTCCACAAACAACAATGATTGCTGTAATAGCACTTCTAAAGATTGCATCTCTTCCAAATTTGTAATTTGTGTGTCCATATAAATATAAGTACATTGCTGCAAACAATGTGCAAGCATGTCCAAAGTAGAATGTAAATCAGTTGATTACATCTCAAGGGTCTGTACTTCAGAAATATGGTTTTTCTGTTGGAAAAATAAATGTTACTATTGGACCCATTAACATGAATGGGAAAAATGTATCCATCACTCATTTATTGGGTTTAATTAATAAAATAATTGCAGCTCAAGCAGATAATGTACAAAAGTACATTAAGAAGTAATTAGGTACATATCCTCATTCTCCAGTATCTGCTGATAAATAACCAGATTCAATCATCTCTCTTGTATGAATTGGTACTAAATAAACTGTTCTTTCAATTTGATTAAATACTAAGAATATAATCAAAATGATTCTGATTGATAGAAAAACTCTACCATCTTTGTAGTATTTTGGAAACATCGATAAAGATGCTCACATAAATAAAGCTAATATAATAGCTATAGCTCATGCTAAATTTCCTTGCATATGTATTATTCCTTCCATTTAATTTTTTATTATTAAATATTTAAAAATAAATACACACGTCTTTTTGATAAAAATACACCTTATAATTTTACTACTATTTTTAACAAGATACTATATAGAGTGTAATTTTTTACAAAAAGAAATCTCTTAGAGATTTCTTTTTTTTATTTTACAAGTGTGTATTTATAGGGTTTTATTCAGCTATTTCTTTTTTATTAGACATTATTTTATAAACTGGATAACAAATAACTAAAGCAACTATTCCAACTAAACCAATTGCAATTGATGCAATTGTATATCCTGGGTGTTGTGCTACATTGTTTGTTGTTAAGATCATTACAAGACTTGCAACTAAACCTGCAAATCCTACAGCACCAATTAATGATGAAGTTGTTAAAGGTAAAGTTATTTTAAACATTTTTTTACCAGCTAAAATTCAATAAACTGGGAAAATTGCTATTAAAATTACTGCACCAATACTTCCAGCAATAACTCCTGGAATAAATAAATTTCATTCAGCCATTAAAGCCATAACCATTCCTAGAGAAAATGCAATTCCCCCTATGATTCCAAGAATCATTGAAGCTAAGTTTTCTTTTTTCATTATAAAATTCTCCTTTTCTTATACGTCTCAATTGACTCTTTTATATTATTAAGTTTATAGATTTTTTAAAACCAACTTATGGTTGCAAAGTGACAACTAGCAGTTGCTTTTAAAAATAATTTTAAATATTTAATGCTTTTTTGGTTTTTTACTTTAAATGATAAAATAAAAAAGACTTAAAAAGAATATACAAATGAGGTACTTATGCAGTTATATGACAAAATACAATTATTAAGAAAAGAAAATAATTTAACTCAAAGTGAACTTGCCGAGAAATTAAATGTTTCTAGGCAAGCGGTTCAAAAATGAGAAGCTGGAACAGCTACTCCTGATGTTTTAAAATTACCAGAACTTGCAAAAATCTTTAATGTAACTATAGATTATTTACTAGATAATGATGCAGAACAAAAAGAAGAAAATAACGAGAAAAATAATTCTCAGGAAAAAGTAGTTTTTAAAACAAAAACAAGTAGCAGTGATATGATATTTTTCATTCCCCTTGCGACAGCTATTTTCACTTTTTTAGGTATGTGATTTTTTATTGGTGGAATAATTGTTGGAATGTTATTTATTTTTATAGCTTTTTTACCAATAGCTGGGGTTATATCATTTGTATTAATGTTTTTAAATCTTAACAGTGGAACTGGCTCTATTTTAATATACCTATCTATGACAATTCTTGGTCTTTCTTTAGCATATCCAACTTATTTATTAAGCTTTATATGTTTAAGATACTATAAAAAATATTCAAAAATAATTATTCATAAAATTAGAAACTATAAATTTGGAGGAATAAACTAATGAAAAAAATAGCTTTATATATATCACTTGGTTTTGTTTTAGTTGGTTTAATACTTTTATTAACAGGATATTTACTACATGGTTTTAGTGATTTTAATTTTTGATTTTAATTAAAATCAATTTTTTTATCGTAAAAATTTCATATTTATTGAAATACAGCTTAAATTTTGTTATATTTATTTCGTCTGGTAGAAATATCAGACCCCAATTAAGTTATTATAAACCCTCCCAAGTTTATGATGACAATTAACTTTTAATATTTAATATGACAAATGAAAATTTAATTCGATTATGGACAGGCGAAAACTTAAATGTATTTATACATTATAGATTTTGTTGAGAGTTAAGATTCACAAGCCATATTAAAAAGCATTCTATATAGCCGTAGAATGCTTTTTTTCTTTTTAAATTAATCTCTGTAAAATTTAACTTTTAATGATAAGTTTTCAGTCCCATCAATTGTCAAAGCATCTCCTGAAGATACTTTGAATTCATATTCTTTTTTATTTTCAATATCTGAAATACTTTTTAATTCATCATTTTTAATTGATATATCAGTTCCTAAAGTAAATTCACTTGTAAATGTTTGATTTTTAACACCATCTACAAGTTTTCCATTAAATAGATCACTTTTTTTTAAAAAACTTACCTCTAGATATTCACTGTATTGTTCTAAGATATCTTGATAAACTTCAGACAAACTATCATCTCTATCATATTCAACTCTCAATGAATTTGCAGCACTTGTAAATGCAGAGCTAATTGCTTGGTTTGAAAAACTCATAGCAGTATTATAAACAGAAATGATTTCAGTTTCTCTATCTCACTCGTTATCATCTCATTCATAAAATTGAACTAAAATTGAGTAATTATCCTTTGTATGATCAAAATCATCATCTCCTGAAATTTCAACTCTATTTGATTCTTTTTCACCATACAATCAATAGAAATCAAGAATTTCTATTGAGTTGGATTGAATTTTATCAGTCAAACCTGCGTTACTAATAAAATTATTTAATATCTGTTCGTAATTACCTGTCAATTCATTTAAATTCAAACCACTTTCAACAGTCAAAAATCTTTCTTTTAAATTAGTTAAAGCCTTTTGGTTTCTAAAAAATAGTTCTTTAGTTCCTGGTTGGTCAGTACAGGAAATTACACTCGCACTAGTTGAAGCAACCAGTGAAAAAGATAACAATGTTTTTAATAATGTTTTCATTTAATATTCCCTCCCCTTAAATCTAATTATATACAAAAAAATGAAAATATTTACTCTTCCATTTCGAAGGCAAATATTCTCATAATTTTGTATTCTCCTCTTTTTCTTGCATTTTTATAATTATCTGCAAGAACTTTGTATTTTTCCATTACATAAGGAACTACATCTTCATAAATTGGTTCTATGTCTTTAAAAACTATTTCTTCTTTATCTATTCTTTTATTTGTATAACATTTTTGAAAATCTAAATCAGTTGTTCTTTCATAAACATTGTAATTGTATTTAATTCTTTTTAATCCCTTCATTTTAGGGATTGCTTTTGAAAAGTCTACAAACTTTTCAATTCTTTCTAATGTTTTACTAATTTTTTCATTTTTAAGTTTTATTGATAATAAGCTTTTAGAAACTGGTTGTAAGAAACGTAAAATGTTTCTAAACCAACCTCCAAAATGATTTTGTTTTTTGAAATACATAAAAAAGTTTAATTGGATTTTGTGGTTATTGATTGAATCGTCAACTAAATGATCTTCAATCATTTCTCTTAAATTTTCACCTTCGACATACATTGGTTGATTGTAATTAATATTTAAAGTGGTTTCAAATTCACCTTTTCATTTTGTTCTTACAAATAGATTTATATCCATTAAAGGATGACTCATAACAAAGTTTGATTCATCCACATTTTCCATCATACACTTGATTTGAAAATAAGCATTTTTTGAGATTTCTTCCTTATGTAAAACTCAATTTATTTTAAATACTCCTCAAGGTTCTCTGGGATCTATTGTTTGATTACAAATACAACATATTTTTTCGTAGTACATTCACATCACTCCTTACTGTTCTATTAAATAAATAAGGGTAAAAATTCATTCATAAATGATTTAAAATCATCAAAATATATTAATTCTGTTATTGATAATGATTGTTTTGCGGTATTTTTATATTTTAAAATTTCAATATAAATATTTATTTGCTCTACATCTAAAGTATCTAGGAATCTAACTGGAGATGATTGAAGAGAAGGTTCCATCGGTTGAAAACCTAAGTTGCTTTCTCTTTCTAAATACATGTCCAGTAACTGCTCGGTCTCTTCTTTACTCTTGCCATTAACATCAATTTGATAAGATACAGCTTGATGGTTATCTGCTCTGTAGATAACGTTATTTGAATTAAAACGTAAAAAGAAATTTATAAATTTATAATTAGAATTTAAAAAACTGATTTTAAAGATTTGGTCGAAAACTCTTACACCTTCTTTTGAGTTTATTTCAACATCTCGTGGCTCATAAAATTCTATATGAGTACAACCAGCTGCATTTAAGAATTTATTAATTTCTGTAAACATTTCTTTCATATTCATTGCTACCAACCCGTTTCTATTTTAATTTTATCATTTAAATTTTATATACTATAACCTTAATTAAAAAAAGCAAGAAATTTCTTGCTTATTGTTTTTTCTTACGTTTTGGTTTTATAACTAAGAAGTAAAATATTAAACTTCCACCAACAAGTCCCCCAATTAAACCAACACTACTTGCAACTATTGTTGCTATGTTGTTTTTTTTGAAAGAACCATCAGCAAAACTTTTACCTTCATAAATACTTAAAGCATTAGAATTTAAAATAGTTTTTCAAGTTCTAACATTTGATTTTACTTTTTCTAGAGTAATTCCTAAGTAACCATCAAGTACATGTCCCATTTCGTGATTTATTGTGGCATATATGTTTGGTGTACTTCATCAAAATTGTTGATATTGGTCATTTTCACTTGCATCACTAAACATATCAATTGATTTTCCACTAACAACAATACTTGCAAATGCAGTTGAAGTGTATATTGAATTGTTGTAAAAGTAAGAAGAAGTGTATGCCATAACCCCTTCTTGCGTTCCACTTAATGGATAGTCTGGTGAAATCACTAATGCAAAAAAGTAATATAAGAAGTAGTCTTGTTCATCTCATTTTGTAATGGATAAAGTTAAGTTAATCATTTCTAACATTTGATTTTTA includes these proteins:
- a CDS encoding glycoside hydrolase family 32 protein, with translation MKKILNSLASLTFASSLTTNVLACNANNDSFTVLKEIDMVDGDKKLETEKFVNSFHVDTPTRIENGKTYNGMINDVQGALFDGEFWNVYFLNNSESTFDDEGKQLGGEGTDWYRMKTKDFIHWEQGGVAVKKWHKWGDAASGSIFFDKDKDFSNKGGYVSLVTAYGGERGQNIMAFQSDDGINFSPLNNEEPILKNGEPDGSYPNFRDPLIIKRNGLFTMYLAQGEEFGIWSSSNPLSGYKRVGTYKPLYGMLECPALYKMNVNGDVNNQKWMMIYSGNGNNTWFKPKKSDKLSTGMYYTVGTLDENNIFKEEQEAKRIDFGSDFYAAKFWNQQNASSDIEEGQNSLLGMGWMSNWDYATKTPSIGKWGNLSIAREIKLNYVNNFYDVSSTFVDLKNQVEAIQGTDSDFENNKLNSRSYQLDLDIENLNSNKDILEFKLGNSFFENKIRLNFKKNEITSSRTSQYKTLIKNSGYLQSRSYKANIKNKTDIQIKLIVDTTTIEAQMPDGSTISMVKFSDEKENEKLVLQSSSEIKVNYKYYNFKL
- a CDS encoding J domain-containing protein — translated: MVFFLAMLSGVFPGFILCIIGYARFKNKHDNTNTKKGAPTWENIPDHDESFNKVAYEKFKILGMSGLATFDETKKRYLELCKKYHPDANQGRHSPRFIEINEAYDYLKNFYFYQI
- a CDS encoding YwaF family protein yields the protein MQGNLAWAIAIILALFMWASLSMFPKYYKDGRVFLSIRIILIIFLVFNQIERTVYLVPIHTREMIESGYLSADTGEWGYVPNYFLMYFCTLSAWAAIILLIKPNKWVMDTFFPFMLMGPIVTFIFPTEKPYFWSTDPWDVINWFTFYFGHACTLFAAMYLYLYGHTNYKFGRDAIFRSAITAIIVVCGVEVWNQYFGSDYIVGEVAGALELNWPRPYIMLFILTVGTVYLGIGLSFAYFFKPIYGENAEQKVHNTWWENFLGYVEKTQQSRKNEIGRK
- a CDS encoding helix-turn-helix domain-containing protein is translated as MQLYDKIQLLRKENNLTQSELAEKLNVSRQAVQKWEAGTATPDVLKLPELAKIFNVTIDYLLDNDAEQKEENNEKNNSQEKVVFKTKTSSSDMIFFIPLATAIFTFLGMWFFIGGIIVGMLFIFIAFLPIAGVISFVLMFLNLNSGTGSILIYLSMTILGLSLAYPTYLLSFICLRYYKKYSKIIIHKIRNYKFGGIN